TGGCTGCAGAATCCAAACACTCTCCAGCTCAGCAATATTTAGAGCTCCTGATTGGTCAGTGATTCTTAGCTGAAAAGTGAAGGTTCCCTTACGTTTAAGCCTTGACACGCTCCACAGTCCGACCTGCAGTTttgacctctttttttttttttttttttccttttcacgtGTGGACGCTCGGCTCAGTTGGCAcaataaatttatttatttatttttttgtgcagtTGTTTTGTATTTGGCAGCACAGTGCAGGATTTCAGCACATTTAAAGCCCGTCCCGTCCTTCCTGCAACTTCCTCTTTCCCACACACCCCTCACCCTTCCATCTGTGGGCTGTTGGTTGCCCCCTCCTCTCCGCCCTCTGCTCTTATTTTTAATGCATGGCTTCCATGTGGCGCCTCCATCTGCCCCCCTGAACCCCGCAACCAGCTCGAACTCTGTCAACCTGAGGCAGGCTGCTGCATCGACAATGCTAAGCGTGCTCACAGCATGGTCCTTCTCTGGTGTGTTGTCCAGTGCGCTTGTCAGGAAGTGGAATGATCTGTAGGTTCACCCTCACTGCAGAAAATGTCGATGTTGGGATGCGCAGATATTCTTCAGAGCAATTTGTCCCCCTTTAATTGTGGTCAGACTTGATAATGCATGACATAACCAGGGTGGGAAATTAATGATTTTCTCTATCCATTTGcaacagtttatttaaaaaattatgcAAGCACCACACGTAACTTCAGTGACTAAAAGAGGCGATTATACATATTAATTTTCTCAATGCGTAGCCACATATGGCTTAACTGTGGCACCTTTTGTAAGCATTAAACAAGTCAGGAATGACTTAAAATCTGCATGTGGATGGTTTTAATTTTTCACCCTGTCTCATGTGTTAAAATAGAgcagtgtttatgtgttttaccTAATATAAGATGAAGCTGGGCCTCACTAAAGACCTGTATAGCACATGTAAAGCGCAAAATTACAGCTTAACCAGAGTTCATTTGTGATTCAGTCCTTCTTTTGTATTCTTTCAGCTACTGCAATTTTTAGACGTCTGCTTCTTTAAATAGCTCTGCTTTCTCCTTGTAAAAAGGACTCATTACCTTTGAGGATTCGTTACATCACATCATTTTGTCCTCTGATCAGTGTGCTTCAATTTCTAAGTCTCTGCATTTATTCCACACATTGAGTGGATGGATAAACTTTGTTTAGACAGTACATTACTAAGTCAGAATTAGAACAAGAGAATTGAACTATCAGCTTTATGTGAATTTTGACATAATATCTTCTTCCTTGGCTCCTTTAGCTGGTGCTCCCAGAGTATCTTATCCACTTCTTCTTCTGCGTGATGTTCTTCTGTGCGGCCGAGTGGCTCACCCTCTGTCTCAACTTACCACTGCTGGCTTATCATGTCTGGAGGTACGTATTCGAAAACACTGATCCTAGAGTCAACACCTGGTTTTACTTAACTAAACCTTCTTAAACAAGTCACATCTGCATGTAACTCGCTGCTTTCATGTTTGCCTTTCTGCAGGTATATGAGCAGACCTGTGATGAGCTGTCCAGGACTTTACGACCCAACAACCATCATGAACGCTGACATCCTGGCGTACTGTCAAAAAGAAGGCTGGTGCAAACTGGCTTTCTACCTCCTGTCATTCTTCTACTATCTCTACgggtatgtttttatttttcacttgtaTTTTTCTGCTCTTTACTTTTCATTTGTATCTACTGAGTGAAGAATCTTTGAGACTTGGGCTTCATTATGGGCGGGTCTGTTGTTTGAAGTGCAAAAAAATGTGTGGATATGAAGATATGTTGATCCTGGGGTAGTTTTGTCAGAGAGGCGGACACCACTTTACTTGTTTGTTGAAACGTAGAGGCAGTCAGTAGTGACAGGAGAACAACACAGCATGGCTCTGTCTAAAATCTGCCTACCAGCAGCTTTTAAAAAGGCGCTCAGTCTTCCTTTGTCAAATAACAATTTGTGGATTTATGTACCGGCCTTGATGCTTATTTAGATGTTCCTCTTGCTCTCTCCAACAGGATGATCTACGTTCTGGTGAGCTCTTAAATGGTGCGATGAAGCAAAAGGACCTGCATGTACAGTAAACGACCAGACACTATGATCTTAGTGCTGGAGCACTGGACCTGCTGGAGACCACCTTTCAGCAACACAAGACGCCATTTCCAAGTGGACAAACCTGTCATTTCAGAAACATTTAGCCAGTTTTAAGAGAATCTTGGTTGCAGTGTTCCTCTCATAGCACTATAGTTACAAAGGTTTTATGGAAAATACGGACAGGCCTGAATGGAcacatctctttctctctcttcttttttttccctgttttttaatagtgtgatttttGATGCTTGGGATTGaaaataaagttgttgtttttttcatcacGGTTCCCAACTGTTGAGTGTTTACAGACTAGGTAGACATTTTCAGGTGTGCATTTATCTGTGAGAACTGCATTAGCTTTTTCTGTGAATAAGATCCCGGGCTTTAAAAGCCAATTTACACCTGCCACGTGTCTCATTACCATGACTAAAACGAACAGCGGAGTGTAAAACAGACTTTTGTTCTTGCCCGCAGATGCAGAAGGTCTTATAACGTGACACATTGAGGGCTGAAGTGCATGTTAGCGAAACGTGTCGCACAAAGACAATCGTAGTCTGGTTGTCTGTTATCACCTTTCAAGCTATCTGATGTATTGTTTCCATACATCCCTGTCAAACTATTGCTGATATTTGTTTTCTTAAGTGTGGACCGCCATGTGTGTGATCTGTAGACCCGTCCTTGCAGCTATCTCTAAATAAAAGGTAGACTCAACAGTACTTTAATGTATTCACCGTTAGGAAGGAACACTATCCTCCTCTTTCCTTTTGGCATTTAAGTTTTGATCGACATCAGCTGATGTGCCATACTGTTGAATGTACCTTTGAATTTCTTTTTGTCATTGTGCGTTTTAAATTCAACACCAAATATTCCACATTGTTAGAAGAtccaacattttatttattcattttttcaattttaccttttttctttttttagtaatTCTTCAGAATATCAAGCACTCCTCGCAGTATCGCTCATCTCCAAAATCAGAATCTAGACTGATGCTTTAGGCCACTGCAaatttttttcattcatgttaGAGTATTTATTGTCATGTCTAACATGTAAATTTATCAGGGAAAAGGATTATCATTTGTCACATTCAAATAAAGAAGTTTTTATGTGTTAGATCACATCAAATTACATCTAGGAAATTGTTTATTTGGATCTAAATAAACTATCCTGCTCTGTTAACGTGGACTGAAGTGTTATTTCTATGTAAGATGTCAGCAAAAAAAACTTATAGTGCAGTACAAAAGTCTTAAGACACCCctcatgtctttatattttgcctcCAAGGAGCAAGACTTGTAATTATTTAAAGTGGGTTTTCAGGCTTTTATTCAGACATTGgtttctttttcacttattttcagtccagtctttttacctgacaatttttcttttttgttaaacCATATAACACAAGCCTATGATCATTTAAGTATAAAAAGGCACCTGACTCAACTTATGAGCCAGTGTtgtctacaaaaaacaaagaaccagTTACTAGTACCATGTCACCAAAGACaatgttcccatttctttagtttaaTCTAAATAAGTCTAGATAAgtgtggaagggtggctgtcaagaagccattcttaaagaGGAGCAATAGAAAAGGCTGAgcccaaattacacaagaactggactgaaaatcagtgctATCAGGTGTTCTGGAGTGATGAATTCAAATGTGAAAATGTTGGTTTAAATTGTCATTATGTGTGGAGTCACAACAATGAATGTCTACTCCCATCTGTAAACCATGGTAGAGGCTCTGTGATGctttggggatcttgtcaaaattgatggaattacgAATGCAGAAAAGTACTGTGGGATtgtgatccaccatgcaataccatctggaaagcatctgattcgCAACAACTTCATTTTTAAAGACACTGCCAGTGCTGTAAATGCATACCTgggtagaaaaacacacaatggaacactatcagttgtagattggcctccccagagctcgACATTACTTAAGCACTGTGTCAGCAAACATCTAAAGATGTACCGAATGTCCCTCAAGAAgcttggagaactattcctgcaGACCACGTAAGAAAATTACAAGAAAGGTTGTCTAATAGCAAATGTAGGTGACCAATAGACGAAATGCAAACGTTATTGGCATTTCACTGCTGCAAGTAGTAGGAATCACAGAATGTAGATGAAAAACTATAGATTGTGGGATATTTTAATacgatgaaaaataaaacataacttGATTTTGCGCTACTAGGAAGGAACCATTACAGTTCATAGAAGCCTAATTTCATCATTAGATTTAGTTCACAAAGACTTACCCTATTTGAGTAATGTCTGGTTTCAATGAAGAAATAACTTAGAAATATTAGAAATAACTGATAAGCTCCACATTTAGAGACAGACTTGATGTCTGAAAAGCTGTTGTGCAGTTTTATTCCCCttaaataaaaagacaattGGAAAGTACACACATATATTTCCCAGCTGACATAGCACTTCTAACACACACCATTATTTTATTTGcaatataaacaaaacattttccatCTAATAACATAAAGCAGTATCTCCTCATCAAGTCTTTAATTATAATGAGGATGATAAAAAGCCATATATTACAGTGTTCATTCTAAAGTGCATTTCTCAAGAATATAATCATACCACCACACAATCAGGAAAGCATCACTGGCAAACAAGCAAGCTTGAGGAACTTGAGACTTTTCCAGCTCTGTAGAAAGGAGCAGTAATCACCGAGACACCGAGCGCTCTGAGCGAACTTCACTTTCTTGGtaggctgtgtacttttcccGAAACTCGTGAAGGAAGTTGTATTGCTACAGAAAAGTAAAAAGATGCGGGTAAATGGAAAATTAGTAAATACCTAAAAAAGAGGcagtcaaacaaacactaagGGATCACACAACAGAAAGACTAAAATTTGAATAAATCAGAGACTATATAATGCTGTGATGATACTTTCTTCATGaattcaaaggctttatttataatttatggTGTTTTGATTGACTGGGAGTTCacagcaacaaaaaacagaggaaaGTAATTTAAAAGCAGGAATCAGAGAATGCTCagtgtttcttcttgttaaatgATCTGATTAATCTGTTATGTATACTTACCAGGTACCTTGTTTAGCACAGCTGTTCAATTGCTcgttaaaacaaatatttaataatccaatcacatggcagcaaattAGTGTATTTGGACATGGAAGCATGTTTGAGACAACCTGCTCAAGTTCAAAATGGAGGTTTAGAATCGAGAAGAAAATGATTTATGAGGCtctggggtttacagagaatagcctgaaaacaaaaacaactcaaataaccacatCCAAGAGCATCTCTGATAATGTAAATCAGCAGAAGACCGCACCAGCTGTCACTTCTCTCAGCAGGACAGGAAGTGAAGCTTCACACATCCTCACACATCCAGAAGACTGTAAAATAACGGTGAACGGGATgctttcttggcacactttgagtCCCTTCGTACCTGAATTATTGCTGATCATgttcatccctttatgaccagtgtacccatcttccaATGAGTGCTTCCAGGACGACAGCATGTCACAAAGTGTCTTATAAAGGTTTCTTGAAAATATCATTGAGTTCACTGTATTCAAATGGCCACCattgattattttacataagcagcattttttctatttttttttcccatttataATTTAGATCCTCAAGACTCTTCTAGCAGCAAGTTACCTGAAAATCATGAGGTTCTGGTTTTAATCACTAGTTACAGATCTTATTACAATCTGTTTAGAGTAACAGTGACATAGCAGTGAATGATGTAGATGTAGAATAAGGTGAATAGCAAACTGCTTTCATATAGGTATGTAACAGTATTCAGTTTCTCATCAGATCCACTGCTTGCTTGCGACATCTGCCAAAGCTGAGGCTTcaaaacacaaaccacaaaCCAATGGTTGGAGGCTCAGTagctacgtccatcttttacatacagtctataGTTCTTCCAGGTTTATGCGTATGCTATTCTTGAGCAGATTCAATTGAGCGTTTTGATAATAGAGTTAATTTTTAACCACAATTTTGCTGTGCGTGTACAATGACAATAGATTCTCCTTGTCAGGGTCATAGggggctggagtctatcccagctgtctgtATGGCCCACTTAGGGGGAGAGGCaggatacaccctggacaggtcgccagtctgtcgcagggctaaaaAATTCTATTCTAATCTAATTTATTAATCGCGCCAATTTTAGACCATCAAATGTCTCTGCAAGgtacaaaccaacaaaaaacatGAGTTTATAATAAActaacaaaagcagaaaaatgacCCCTTAAAAACTACagatgaagaggaagaaaagcagCGGCTCACCCTCACTGTTTGTattgctcctcctcctctgtgctGCCTGAGGATTTCGATGGCTTTGTTTGGCGTCATTGTGACAGAGAGCTGAAGCAGCAGGCAGGCAGCGACTGCAGGGCAAACAACAGCCATGTGATGGGAGCAGTGACATTAAATTAGGTTACATGACATTTCTGATGTTGGATAGAGAATATTCgatataaatttaaaaataaaagaataataatcTTACTTAATCCAGAGCGTCCCAGGCCCCCGTAGCAGCTGAGGAGATAGGGAAAAGGAATAAAGTACAAAATCCAATGAAATTGACAGCTAAAGAACAAACTGTTGTGTTGTATAATGAAAGGTGTCTGGAGGAGCTGACAAtagatgtgtttgtgttgatatGATGCCATCTGGCACTTCAAAGTTTTATGATACCAAGGTGTCCTTTATTGGACAGGGAATACTGTGGTAGCGATGCCTCTCAGCATCAAAATTAAAACCCACTCATATCATACAAGTCCAGGACAACCAGTTTCCTCCTGTTGCCTAGCAAGCAGCTTTATAAGCTCTCTGGGAGAGTTGAGAGCCTCTCAGGGGCCTTTTAGCAACAGCAGTAAAAGCTCTGCTGACTTCAGATCTCCTGGTTTTATAGAGCAACACAAAAACCTCTCTTTACTATCCAATCTGATCTGCTTTTGTAGGTCTCTCTGTTTAACCCTGGTCATGCttaaaataaaagcttaatcaCAATAAAATTGCATCCTGTCAACACTTTTACTGgaaactgaaaaatgaaatcattttgTTGCTATAAAACTGATTTGTGTGGGATCAAAGAACCACCCAGCAGTTCAGCCGATATCCATCCACTCATTCTGGAATTCTAAATCATTTACCGCTGTATGTAAACAACCTTCACTACTTCAAATATGATTATTGGAGGTTTATACTTTCTACTACTACTTGAGCCCTAAGTCTTTCAGGTAATTATTTAAGAGTTCTTGAACAAGAGATCTCAAGGCTTTCTGGAGATCTCAAGGTTTTTTTGGACACTGGCTTCTTTTTCACTCGTTTTGaatccagtccttgtacctgaaaATTTTCAGAAGGATTTCTTTCAACGCATCTACAGAAAATGCCAAATATTACATaattgcaccaacaaggtgagtCCAAAACAGCTATTAAACGTGACACACGGCAATGATCCAAAATACACACCCAATGCAACTGAAGCATTCTTGGATAGAAAAGcacacagtggaacaccatcggtcatggattggcctccacAGAGCCTGGAGctcaacatttttaaagcagggtgggatcatcttgacacaATGGAAccaaaggcagccaacatcgaaagaagagctttgaatgttgtacaagaagcctggagaactattcatGAAACTACAAAGAAGATATTTTCCTCAAGTTAGCTCAGGATGTGTTGAAGAATGAAGGTGGTCatgccaaatattgactttcgaGCTTGTtcaaattgtacaaactctgttttcttCATCTTCTGTTGTGTTTACATGTTTCACATTTCAATACATCCCCCATTTTACTaccaaaagattttttttaaatcttaagaTTTCTGCACAGTACTACATGCTAACCCTCCTCTCTGCTTTGTCTGTACTAATTTGCAGGTAGACATCACGCACTGTGTGGAACATTAAACTGAACTCAGTTTCGACTTACTGGATCACCGTCCTCCTGTCGTTCTTGAGGCTGATCTGCAGCTCATCAAGGATCTGGCAGCACTGGTTAAGCTCAGGTGCGTCTCCATCTAGGAAAGGCATGTGGTGAACCCTGAAGCCACGCTGCTGGTAGACCTCCAGCAGTGAGGGAACCCTGTATTTGCTAAGCTCTCCTCTTgtgcagaaaacaaacacatcctGCACCCCCTGGTTCTGGAGCTCCTCTGTAACAAGAACAGAAGTTTCTCTTGTAAAACTGGAAAACCCCAAGTTATCCACATTTTTTCCAACACTTAAGGCTAATTTCTGCATAAATGTACTATTTATAAAATACTGTGCAAAAATGAAATCATAAATCAGATAGCTAAGCGAATAAAATGCTTTGCATAAAGTTAAACACTATCAAGTTTGTGCTTGACTTCTGGTGAGTTCCATTcttgtattttattaattttttaatgtgcACTAATTAGAAGGTATCTGGACAGTTACTGAGTGTAGGCTGTATAAGATGACAACACTCTACCCCCTAATCCAAATATGGTGACTTTGACTCAAAAGAACATACTCAACATACTCTAAATTGACAGACTTTTGCACAGACATGGTTGCATTCAACACTGTTgtacatgtgcaatgacaacaAAGATTGTTAATTGATATTACAAAGTCAAGGTTTTCTACGTCTTACAGTAAAGactattttttaacatttaaaatatatgttGTAATCTTGCTTCTTGATTAAGTGGTTAGATTCAAACATCTGCTTGTGAATGCTAATTACATCTGATAAAATCAGGACCAGCACCAACTTACCAATATCTTTTTGCAGACATCTGCGGATTTCTTTGTATTTGCAACCTTTagtcaacaaaaacaaaacaaaaaaagagcaaaaacaaaaaaaaaagtcagaagaaaacaaaattcaaTACAGGATACAGTAAATACAGTAAACAAATTGTTCTACCTGGTAGTGCACATATTCCAAGAAACTGCGGGCACCCTACTATGGATAGAGGCAACCTTAAAGCCAATGAAAACCAATATTAGCAGAGTGATATTTGTTTGTGTCCATATCAGCAAGAACAAATAGACTTCCACACAGCTTTTAAATTGATCAAACTTACCAGGAGATGTGCAGTGGAGTCAGCTCCTCTTCTCCAACCTCATCATCAGATGAAGAGTCAAACTCGCTTGTCCTCATTTCTTCAGCCCCCCCCAAACAGCTGAGAAGTGACACACTAAAGTTCACTTATGTTTGGCTACTTACGCTTTACCGGTTCTGATAATACTCAACAATAAATCATGAATTATACTGTTTTGAATAATCACCACATAAATTCACATCACTGTAATATCAGACATGCAGAGATTAATAAAAATTTCCATTGCAATACCaaaatgtaatatatttacTGCCATAACAAGCTAGCTGTGgtaggttttttgttttcagaaagGCTAAGCTCCCTGCTTTTAGTTGAAGAATTTTCCAGTGTCACAATGGATTTTTTCAGGTGGTGACTAATTGTGTTAAGCATGATCAAAACCCACAGTAAAGGTAATAAATATGTGTCATAATTTAGCAGAACTCTGTGCATGATCATGTTTTTTTTGACCATCAACAAAAAATATCTCCACGTGAAGTCATACTGGCAATGATGATGTAAAGTAAATGATATTCAAACACAATGCAACTGCCCTGATATTAGGCATGCCATTATTAAGGCATTAAAGAGGTTTATGTAGAAGTCAGGTTAATGTGTggacataatttccttagggattaataaagtattctgattctgatttatgACTCCCTAAGCTCAGGTGACAATAAGGTGAGCAGCTCGAGGCTTCAAACCAATCCTTCAGCCTCAAGGTAAACAGAATATCTACAC
Above is a window of Oreochromis niloticus isolate F11D_XX linkage group LG19, O_niloticus_UMD_NMBU, whole genome shotgun sequence DNA encoding:
- the cnih1 gene encoding protein cornichon homolog 1 isoform X1; this encodes MAFTFAAFCYMLALLLTAALIFFAIWHIIAFDELKTDYKNPIDQCNTLNPTVEKVKKIKRVKIAIKLVLPEYLIHFFFCVMFFCAAEWLTLCLNLPLLAYHVWRYMSRPVMSCPGLYDPTTIMNADILAYCQKEGWCKLAFYLLSFFYYLYGMIYVLVSS
- the cnih1 gene encoding protein cornichon homolog 1 isoform X2 → MAFTFAAFCYMLALLLTAALIFFAIWHIIAFDELKTDYKNPIDQCNTLNPLVLPEYLIHFFFCVMFFCAAEWLTLCLNLPLLAYHVWRYMSRPVMSCPGLYDPTTIMNADILAYCQKEGWCKLAFYLLSFFYYLYGMIYVLVSS
- the cdkn3 gene encoding cyclin-dependent kinase inhibitor 3, encoding MRTSEFDSSSDDEVGEEELTPLHISWLPLSIVGCPQFLGICALPGCKYKEIRRCLQKDIEELQNQGVQDVFVFCTRGELSKYRVPSLLEVYQQRGFRVHHMPFLDGDAPELNQCCQILDELQISLKNDRRTVIHCYGGLGRSGLIAACLLLQLSVTMTPNKAIEILRQHRGGGAIQTVRQYNFLHEFREKYTAYQESEVRSERSVSR